A stretch of Lepisosteus oculatus isolate fLepOcu1 chromosome 11, fLepOcu1.hap2, whole genome shotgun sequence DNA encodes these proteins:
- the tpbg1b gene encoding trophoblast glycoprotein a, producing MFSAVVRVSLCALLLSPGLCGACPFPCECSEAARTVKCVLKDLKDIPAGIPGYTRNLFITGNQIRRIGPKSFQGLENVTTLSLSNNRINTVESRAFAGLRSLRSLDLSTNQLSGIHPEAFLLENSSLQELDLSQALYNHSAVTPLASSLRLGGGRGLGRLLRLDLSDNGLIFLPPGMFANLSGLQQLDLSNNSLVAIMDSTFLGLDLRKLDLSLNAFKTFKEDSLRELGGQRQAQILLRDNPFVCNCDVEDFARWLNSTSGVPDADRLVCVDPRELHNVSLLSLGELALECHASKGADLALQTSYVFLGIVLGIVGVIFLFVLYLNRKGIKKWIYETRDACRELMEGYHYRYEIESDPRLAQISTTSSDL from the exons ATGTTCAGCGCCGTCGTCCGAGTGAGCCTGTGCGCGCTGCTGCTCTCGCCGGGGCTGTGCGGCGCCTGTCCTTTCCCGTGCGAGTGCTCGGAGGCGGCCAGGACGGTGAAATGCGTCTTGAAAGACCTGAAAGACATTCCCGCGGGCATCCCGGGGTACACGAGGAACCTCTTCATCACGGGGAACCAGATCAGACGAATCGGGCCGAAGTCGTTTCAGGGGCTGGAAAACGTCACCACGCTGTCTTTGAGTAACAACAG GATCAACACGGTGGAGTCGCGGGCGTTTGCCGGCCTCCGCAGCCTGCGGTCCCTGGACCTCAGCACCAACCAGCTCTCCGGCATCCACCCCGAAGCCTTCCTCCTGGAGAACAGCTCCCTGCAGGAGCTGGATCTCAGCCAGGCTCTCTACAACCACTCGGCCGTCACCCCGCTGGCCTCCTCCCTGCGGCTGGGCGGGGGCCGGGGCCTGGGGCGGCTACTCCGGCTGGACCTGTCCGACAACGGGCTGATCTTCCTGCCGCCGGGCATGTTCGCCAACCTGTCGGGCCTGCAGCAGCTGGACCTGAGCAACAACTCCCTGGTGGCCATCATGGACTCCACGTTCCTTGGCCTGGACCTGCGCAAGCTGGACCTCAGCCTGAACGCCTTCAAGACCTTCAAGGAGGACAGCCTGCGGGAGCTGGGGGGACAGAGGCAGGCCCAGATCCTGCTCAGGGACAACCCCTTCGTGTGCAACTGCGACGTCGAGGACTTCGCCCGCTGGCTCAACTCCACCAGCGGGGTGCCGGACGCGGACAGGCTGGTGTGCGTGGACCCCAGGGAGCTCCACAACGTGTCCCTCCTGAGCCTGGGGGAGCTGGCACTGGAGTGCCACGCCAGCAAGGGCGCCGACCTGGCCCTGCAGACCTCCTACGTCTTCCTCGGCATCGTGCTGGGCATCGTGGGGGTCATCTTCCTCTTCGTCCTCTACCTCAACCGGAAAGGGATCAAAAAGTGGATCTACGAAACTAGGGACGCCTGCCGGGAACTCATGGAGGGGTACCATTATCGGTACGAGATCGAGTCTGACCCCCGACTGGCACAGATCTCCACCACCTCTTCAGACTTGTGA